The Salmo trutta unplaced genomic scaffold, fSalTru1.1, whole genome shotgun sequence region GGTCAAATTTCCTGGTGGGTCAATGTAAGCTAAAGCTAACAGAGCTAATAGTTAGCTGTCCGAGAAGCTCAAACACGAAGGCTGACAATTTCAATTTGCAACATGACCTTCTGTGTTGGCATCTTTCCGGAGAAACTTGTTTTCAAGTGTTCGAAGTAGAAATTAAATCTTACACAAAATATATTGGGCAATTAAATGTGAAGTAATGCCAAAAACAACAAGCAGTCAATTATTCTTGGACTGTGCTAGACATGGACATGGGAGATGTTTGGCTGCTTTGATTGGCTGATGCCTAATGATTTTCAACATCAAGTGACTGGATTAGGCATAGGGTTAGCCAATAGCACATGGGTAGACCATAATTCAGGTCTCAATAAGGCAGTAGCAATGCTAACTTATTATTTtcactatacatactgtatctattaCCTTGAGTGAGATCATGCCTATGGACACCCAGTTGAATTGTCAATGTTTGGATTAACTTCAACTTCATGAGTAAACTTGGCTTTTACACAATGACTCAGCCTCTAAATGTAGTTTTTTGCACCTCATTTTTTCATGGACAGTTCCACAAGTCAATATTTTCAGCCCATCCCCTTTGAACTATCTCTTCCTCATATTCAGACCTACAAAGGGTGATTACCTGTGATATCTGCCACAATCCCCCCACCCCTCTACACAGGATGTTTTGATACAGATTTAGGATCTtaattttcattttaatgatgtTTTAGTCTCATGCGTGGAGGTTGAACGCTTTGACACATTGAATGTGAAAGTGAGAGTGGTTCAGTGAGTGGACTCGGCCTAGAAAGAATGTTCCTTTTCAGAACCATGGAGAGCGCATTATGCATTGTGGCGCAGCCCCTTTTTCTACTCCTAGTTAGAGCCATATGTATTTGCTAAACTGCTCTACTTCACTGCTCTCTAAACCATGGTTCATAGTTCACAATTTTATAAACTCCCAAATCGTCCCCAACATGCAATTTAATTGATGTCACTGTTGAGTGTTTTTTAATCAGATTGGTAAACATGTTCATCCCATTGTGACATTGCCAACCACGACGATTGGAATCATTTGACGTATTAATGGTTCCCTATAAAACCCTTTACTTCTAAGAAAGTGTCATATGGTCTTGAACTCGGTCAAAACACTGCAGTATGAAGGGTGATAATGAGTAGGTCTACGTTCAGTAGTTTTTTGAAAGCGACCACGCTGAGATTGCTCCGTAAGCGACCGCTTCTGTGTGCAGCTGGTCTGGTGATCGCTACGGGTTCCGCAGTCTACTTTTATAACACATATTACGGCGTCGGTGAGGATGAACCGGCCACCGTGGAGACCGTGGACCGTGTTGTCACGGTTGAGGAGGGTACATTTACAGATTTTACAATGTCTAAATAACAATACTGACTGTATAAACGTGTAGAACaaaaggaggaagggaagcgctgctaaggtacacaatagtaggttttggtagacagaaggtgctctttggtaaaaggggtaaattggtcatcaaaaagaaaggaggaccaaggcactcttcatataattaattaaaatgcctttatttgtatggaatGTTCAATGGAAAGTTTTTAAACAtggtttccattgaacatgccatacaaatgaaGGCATTTTAATGAATGATATGAAGAGTTCCGTGGTCTTCCTTACTttttgacatactgtatatagtccAGACTGAAACTATATTCAGGCGtcgtctaaaatggcaccctataccctattccctatttttctttttaccagggcccatagttaTATGTTCAAAAGgctctggttaatagtagtgcactaaatagggaatagggtgccatttagggctCATTTGTTGACATGATGATGGCTAATAATTCCACTATTAACAACAACAAACCAACATGCTCCTCTGAAACCAAACCTTTTCTTGAGGTTTAATTGAACATACTGGTACATTATGCAGACACGTAAATACAATGTGATATCATACAATATAAACACAATTCAATTATAAGATCAGCCTAACTACATGGACAGATGTTTGGTGTCTTGTAGTATTTGTTCAACTTAGAGAAAATCATTCTTTATTGTTTATTCATAAAGATCATGATCCCACCCTGGACCAGGAGAACCCAGTCCTTGTTCAGGTAAGAAGGCCTGTAGGCCTATCAATAGTCTGGGTACCGGTcggtttctgctctcttgccaattCCATCGTGGCAAAATGATATTTGCATGACAATCCCATAAGGAGTTGTCAGAGAGCTGAAACCGCCTGGCACCCAGGCTATAACAATACTGCTTCATTATCAGGACTGGTTCAATAACAATCAATTCAAACTGTAATTTTACTGACTCGAGAATGGATCCTGATTTATTCCTTAGTTTGTGGATGAGGAGGTTGGGCAGCGTCCCTGTCTGGCTTTAGTCCCTTGGTCTGGACCTCTGTGGGTTCCCAGCTCTGTAAGTCCAACAGTACTGATACTCTCTTGTCTTCTCTCTGGTCTTATGACTGATTTATGTAGCTTAAACACAAACATGACGTTTTCTGAAGAACAGTATGGAAATACATTTCTGTAAACATATTCCATATTTTTTACAACTGCAGCAGACTTATTACCTTACCCTTGCTGGGAGGATGTTAGTGAGAGAGCTGGCAGTGTTAAACACACAGGTAACCATGCAGATTATTGGACAAAGCTCATTTTATCTAACAGGAAGGATTACCTTCAGTATCCACTATAGTAGTGAAATACTTTGCTGTCTGTTCCCTCATTTTCTCCCAGATGTTCATGATGGATCAGCCTGTTCTCATCTGTTTCACTCCTGTTGGGAGGATGGTGTGGGAGGAACTgtcttctcaaactgaacaggtATCCATTCATATGCAGATACTTCAGATGTTTCCTTAACCTTTGAACACAGACCTGTGTAGTTCAACTGCCAATTCTTTTAGAATCTATAATGCAGTGGCCTCCTCTTGTGATCCTCCCTATACCAGTCTGTCACTCCTATAGGCTACCAGTCTGTCATTCTTGTTCCTTAGTATGTGGATGAGGAGGTTGGGCAGTGGCCCTGTCTGGCTTTAATCCCTTGGTCTGTTTATTATTAATCTCAGAGAAAGCTCTATAATTAAGGGATGTCTTTGTTTTGCAGCCAAATAGTGAAGACTCTGGTTTTCCCTATGAGAAGATGCAGCTGGTTGGGAACTGGGGTTCATTTCATTTCCATACCTGGATAATCCGTTATGGACGAGTGCAGGTACTTCAGACATATTCTTAACATTTGGGAACACACCTGTGTGTTTTAACTCCCATTTTTCTCTGGGTTTTCTTTTGTATATCTGGTCCTAATTGAAACCTAGGGTAAAGTTGTTGTACGAACATCATGTTGGCTCTATATCACTGCCAGTGGTGATAGTCCAAACTGAAATCGCCTGCCAAATGATATAGAAATCTACAGCTAAAATATACAGAGAGGTGTGCAGACTGAAGCCGTTTTTCTTTATAGCAAAATGAAGAGGACATGCATCACCTGTGCATTGTGAGGGGAGTGGAGAAACAGCTGTGGTGGAGCAGAGTCATTCAGAAAAAAATCCTGGACCCATGGGTGAGAGATTCTCAACTGATCTTTCATCTCAAATGCACCTGATTTGTGTAAAATGATGCACAAAATATAGGGCTACTTATATTTCctgaattaaatgtaatttttccCTGTCTCTTTGAAAGGGTTTTGTCCAGGTGTTCCTCACCAACATGGAGGTGACTGGTATTAAGGTACAGTCTAACACTTTCATAACAAAAAATGGAAAGTGGCAAATGTCCATTTACCTATTtaaataaatgttgacaaaatgaaATGATACATTTGAATTTCTATCCTCATTTTTAGTTCCTTGGTAGAAGGATCCATGGACTCAGGTCTTGCCTCGTCAAGACGAGGTCAGAGTTCACCTATTATGAGGACGCCCAGGTATGCCTCGTTGTTTCTCTGTGGTAGGATTTATTTCAGTGTTTGGTTGAGGGGTTTTCAACATTGTGGTTGGGCTGACGGTGTTGTTTGTTAAACAGCAGGTGGATATCTCCACCACAGTGGAGGGGTTCCAGGAGAGGGGGGATGACATGATGGCGTATCAGTTCTCTACCTCTGACATTATCACCATCCCTCATGAGCCGTCCTCTGGCTCCTCTCACCAGTTCCCCCAGGattctccacctccccctccgcCTCCCCCGTTCCCTTCCGATTCCCCTCCACCTTACCACTTCACCCAGGACCAGGCCCAGGACCAGACCCCTGACAGCACTCCTCAGGTAAAACTCTTTCTACAGTCAATAACCCTTTTTCTTTGTTTTCCTGACATTTGTActtgtgtgtacaggtgtgtgtctAAGTGTCATTGTGTTCCAAACACAGTGTTTTGGTTTCAACAGGTTTGTATTGTCTGTATAGGGTCCAGTTTTTAGGTCAAGATGAAAGTATTGTTATGATGTCACTGAATGTTTTGTCCGCTTCAGTTGCAGGTGAAATgcagtttattatttattttatttacttatctaggtaagccagttaagaacaaattcttaactgacttaccttggGAGCCCAGagttgatgttaatgtgatgtCTGTTTTAGGAGTTTGTGGAGGAGCAACATAATGCTGCAGATGTGCCCCAGCTGTGGTGAGTTTGCTGTCATGTGTTCATCTATAGTAAAAACATTTGCTTTGAAATAGTCTGCCCCTATATTGTAGttatacagatgtaggaccttaataaccttttactgcagtgggctaaatcagggtcacacagtgtttcttaGTAGTcttaacaaatctactttgaaacaaaagtctacacctcacacacatggatATGGTCTTAAAAAAGAAAACACCTTTAGCAtttcagatatagagttgaaacactttatatacactaccggtcaaaagttttcgaacacctacctactcattcaagggtttttctttgtttttactattttctacgttgtagaataatagtgaagacatcaaaactatgaaagagcacatatggaatcatgtagtaaccaaagaagtgttaaacaaatcaaaatatattttatgtttaagattcttcaaatagcccccctttgccttgataacagctttccacactcttggcataggAAATATTAGttattatgtgtattataatttacatttttgtaggggttgatagatTTTCCGTTAGGGCAagtcaagtctgaaatttccaagtggaaattacaaactttaaaagcctttttaaaactaaaatacactacaagtttttcaGCAACAAACAAATGATCAAATTATAATCCTAGATTGGTATGGTTTTCTGGATCTTGCAGTTGTAACATAGTCTAACATAAAAGGATTTCTTAATCTCATGGCATTAATGTATGCTTTAGCTTCTTATGTTGCACATTTGTTACTAAACATTTCTATTTACAGGAGTTACTTTGGAAACCAAGGGACAACCAACTTCTCTCTGAGGCTGGCCGGTATCCGACGTGCTATGGAGGTGAGAAAGTGTGAATTTACcaccatttgtttttcatttgATGTACATTTGTGTACTATTTCTAAATGTACTGTCTTGTTCTCACAGGCTCTGACATCCTCAGACAGTAACTCCCTTAATTACCTCACCCACGCTGGGAGGATGGTGTTGAGTGGACTGTCCGAGCTCAACCAGCAGGTAACCATTCACATAATTGTACagcattcatcagaccagatatatagttcccactgggcacagacgtcatttcaGCGTGTAGTTTTTagttacatttggttgagttcaatgtgaaatcaataaAACAAATGTACCATGTCATTGGacttaggttaaaagttgggtgaaaaaaatacgttgatgacttttttcaattccaatcagttttccatgttgattcaacatcatcacattacatttttgttgttgatatgacaaggaaacaacgttgattcaaccagtcttTGCCCAGTGGCTTACATTTAGGCAATAGTGATTTGTAAGGTTTAGTTGAAAAGTTCCAATGTCTTACAAGCCAAACAATCAGAATTACAGAGCTGAATCTTTGAGTTTATGATCCAAGTTCTAAGGAATTTTATGATTGTTTTGTTTTGAGGATGTGAGGCAGTTTCAGCAGGCCTATGACATCCTGGTGAACTTCATTAATGAGCCAGCAAACAGGGAGCGACTAGAGCTGGAGATGGCTCTTGTAGGAGTAGGTTTACATACAAGCTTGAGCGTTAGCTGCAGGCACCGTCTGCTCATCCAACATCTACTCAATGAGACTTTCTAAAGTGCTTGTCAATGAAAATGATGTAATTATCTTATTTGTTCGACTTCAGATCAACCACATCAACTTCACGGATGTATTTTATGAATTTGTTCTACTAAGCCTTCTGGAAGGAAAAACATCTATTCCAACATCTGTAAGTGGCCCTAATAATGTAAACATCCTGTTGTTTATCTACCATATCCACACTAGCCATACCAGGTCTGTAGACACCCACTTATGTCCCCTGTTCCTTCTCCAGAGGCCTGGTACCTTCTTTTATCTGCTCGTGGAAGTGATCATGAGGATTCACCCTCCTGGAGAAGCCTGGACAGAGTCTGCTGGGAACTTCTACCTCCTCATTAAggtgcatttctctctctccctctctctctctttatcctgaactgtgtgtgatggTTTGTTCATCCTTATCTTTGTACTTGGTCATTAAATAATAGTTGATGATGTGTCTGTTGTCGTCAGGATCAGATGAAGGCGTGGTTGGACTCCATCTTCAACCTCGATGAGTCCATCTATGAAAGCCCACAGAGGCTCTCGTGGCAGGTGATGGTGAATCTAGAAATGCAGGTTGACTTCCTCCTGTCCAGCCTGGATTAAGGGTCCCAAACTGAGCTGAGGATCCCAAACATAAAATAAAGTATTTTGCATTTAAACATTACCTGTCAATCTGAAACTAATTTTACATCatgtcaaaacaaatcaaatgttattggtcacaaacacatggttagcagatgttaatgcgagtgtagtgaaatgcttgtgcttctagttccgaccgtgcaggaaaatctaacaatttcaaaacaactaccttatacacacacaagtgtagtttggagggtactatgctgttaaatgctgagctgtaatccatgaacagcattcttacaaaggtattcctcttgtccagatgggttagggcagcgtgcagtgtgattgcaattgcgtcgtctgtggacctattggggcggttaacaaattggagtgggtctagggtgtcaggtaaggtagaggtgatatga contains the following coding sequences:
- the LOC115184914 gene encoding uncharacterized protein LOC115184914 isoform X1 produces the protein MEIHFCKHIPYFLQLQQTYYLTLAGRMLVRELAVLNTQMFMMDQPVLICFTPVGRMVWEELSSQTEQPNSEDSGFPYEKMQLVGNWGSFHFHTWIIRYGRVQQNEEDMHHLCIVRGVEKQLWWSRVIQKKILDPWGFVQVFLTNMEVTGIKFLGRRIHGLRSCLVKTRSEFTYYEDAQQVDISTTVEGFQERGDDMMAYQFSTSDIITIPHEPSSGSSHQFPQDSPPPPPPPPFPSDSPPPYHFTQDQAQDQTPDSTPQEFVEEQHNAADVPQLWSYFGNQGTTNFSLRLAGIRRAMEVRKCEFTTICFSFDVHLCTISKCTVLFSQALTSSDSNSLNYLTHAGRMVLSGLSELNQQDVRQFQQAYDILVNFINEPANRERLELEMALVGINHINFTDVFYEFVLLSLLEGKTSIPTSVSGPNNVNILLFIYHIHTSHTRSVDTHLCPLFLLQRPGTFFYLLVEVIMRIHPPGEAWTESAGNFYLLIKDQMKAWLDSIFNLDESIYESPQRLSWQVMVNLEMQVDFLLSSLD
- the LOC115184914 gene encoding uncharacterized protein LOC115184914 isoform X2; this encodes MEIHFCKHIPYFLQLQQTYYLTLAGRMLVRELAVLNTQMFMMDQPVLICFTPVGRMVWEELSSQTEQPNSEDSGFPYEKMQLVGNWGSFHFHTWIIRYGRVQQNEEDMHHLCIVRGVEKQLWWSRVIQKKILDPWGFVQVFLTNMEVTGIKFLGRRIHGLRSCLVKTRSEFTYYEDAQQVDISTTVEGFQERGDDMMAYQFSTSDIITIPHEPSSGSSHQFPQDSPPPPPPPPFPSDSPPPYHFTQDQAQDQTPDSTPQEFVEEQHNAADVPQLWSYFGNQGTTNFSLRLAGIRRAMEALTSSDSNSLNYLTHAGRMVLSGLSELNQQDVRQFQQAYDILVNFINEPANRERLELEMALVGINHINFTDVFYEFVLLSLLEGKTSIPTSVSGPNNVNILLFIYHIHTSHTRSVDTHLCPLFLLQRPGTFFYLLVEVIMRIHPPGEAWTESAGNFYLLIKDQMKAWLDSIFNLDESIYESPQRLSWQVMVNLEMQVDFLLSSLD
- the LOC115184914 gene encoding uncharacterized protein LOC115184914 isoform X4, whose amino-acid sequence is MEIHFCKHIPYFLQLQQTYYLTLAGRMLVRELAVLNTQMFMMDQPVLICFTPVGRMVWEELSSQTEQPNSEDSGFPYEKMQLVGNWGSFHFHTWIIRYGRVQQNEEDMHHLCIVRGVEKQLWWSRVIQKKILDPWGFVQVFLTNMEVTGIKFLGRRIHGLRSCLVKTRSEFTYYEDAQQVDISTTVEGFQERGDDMMAYQFSTSDIITIPHEPSSGSSHQFPQDSPPPPPPPPFPSDSPPPYHFTQDQAQDQTPDSTPQEFVEEQHNAADVPQLWSYFGNQGTTNFSLRLAGIRRAMEVRKCEFTTICFSFDVHLCTISKCTVLFSQALTSSDSNSLNYLTHAGRMVLSGLSELNQQDVRQFQQAYDILVNFINEPANRERLELEMALVGINHINFTDVFYEFVLLSLLEGKTSIPTSRPGTFFYLLVEVIMRIHPPGEAWTESAGNFYLLIKDQMKAWLDSIFNLDESIYESPQRLSWQVMVNLEMQVDFLLSSLD
- the LOC115184914 gene encoding uncharacterized protein LOC115184914 isoform X5, encoding MEIHFCKHIPYFLQLQQTYYLTLAGRMLVRELAVLNTQMFMMDQPVLICFTPVGRMVWEELSSQTEQPNSEDSGFPYEKMQLVGNWGSFHFHTWIIRYGRVQQNEEDMHHLCIVRGVEKQLWWSRVIQKKILDPWGFVQVFLTNMEVTGIKFLGRRIHGLRSCLVKTRSEFTYYEDAQQVDISTTVEGFQERGDDMMAYQFSTSDIITIPHEPSSGSSHQFPQDSPPPPPPPPFPSDSPPPYHFTQDQAQDQTPDSTPQEFVEEQHNAADVPQLWSYFGNQGTTNFSLRLAGIRRAMEVRKCEFTTICFSFDVHLCTISKCTVLFSQALTSSDSNSLNYLTHAGRMVLSGLSELNQQINHINFTDVFYEFVLLSLLEGKTSIPTSRPGTFFYLLVEVIMRIHPPGEAWTESAGNFYLLIKDQMKAWLDSIFNLDESIYESPQRLSWQVMVNLEMQVDFLLSSLD
- the LOC115184914 gene encoding uncharacterized protein LOC115184914 isoform X3 is translated as MEIHFCKHIPYFLQLQQTYYLTLAGRMLVRELAVLNTQMFMMDQPVLICFTPVGRMVWEELSSQTEQPNSEDSGFPYEKMQLVGNWGSFHFHTWIIRYGRVQQNEEDMHHLCIVRGVEKQLWWSRVIQKKILDPWGFVQVFLTNMEVTGIKFLGRRIHGLRSCLVKTRSEFTYYEDAQQVDISTTVEGFQERGDDMMAYQFSTSDIITIPHEPSSGSSHQFPQDSPPPPPPPPFPSDSPPPYHFTQDQAQDQTPDSTPQEFVEEQHNAADVPQLWSYFGNQGTTNFSLRLAGIRRAMEVRKCEFTTICFSFDVHLCTISKCTVLFSQALTSSDSNSLNYLTHAGRMVLSGLSELNQQINHINFTDVFYEFVLLSLLEGKTSIPTSVSGPNNVNILLFIYHIHTSHTRSVDTHLCPLFLLQRPGTFFYLLVEVIMRIHPPGEAWTESAGNFYLLIKDQMKAWLDSIFNLDESIYESPQRLSWQVMVNLEMQVDFLLSSLD